Proteins encoded together in one Nostoc sp. PCC 7524 window:
- the rimO gene encoding 30S ribosomal protein S12 methylthiotransferase RimO — MGEKPTIAISHLGCEKNRIDTEHMLGLLVEAGYGVDTNEELADYVIVNTCSFIEAAREESVKTLVELAEANKKIVITGCMAQHFQSQLLDELPEAVAVVGTGDYHKIVNVIERVEQGERVKQVSAEPTYIADETTPRYRTTTEGVAYLRVAEGCDYRCAFCIIPHLRGNQRSRTIESIVAEAKQLASQGVQEIILISQITTNYGLDIYGKPKLAELLRALGKVNVPWIRMHYAYPTGLTPEVIAAIQETPNVLPYLDLPLQHSHPEILRAMNRPWQGRVNDEIIERLKIAIPGAVLRTTFIVGFPGETEAHFEHLLQFVHRHEFDHVGVFTFSKEEGTPAYKLANQLPQAVMDERRDRVMAIQQPISGQKNQQEIGKIVEVLIEQENPESGKLIGRSGRFSPEVDGQVYVSGEAKLGTIVSVKIHGADEYDLFGQVVQ, encoded by the coding sequence CACTTGGGCTGTGAGAAAAACCGAATTGATACAGAACATATGTTAGGGCTGCTGGTAGAAGCAGGTTATGGTGTAGATACAAATGAAGAGTTAGCAGATTATGTAATTGTTAATACTTGTAGTTTTATTGAAGCTGCGAGGGAAGAATCTGTCAAAACTTTGGTAGAGTTGGCAGAGGCGAATAAAAAAATTGTGATTACAGGCTGTATGGCGCAGCACTTCCAGTCACAGTTATTGGATGAGTTGCCGGAAGCAGTGGCTGTAGTTGGCACGGGAGATTACCATAAGATAGTTAATGTCATTGAAAGAGTAGAGCAAGGGGAACGGGTTAAACAGGTTAGCGCCGAACCAACCTATATTGCCGATGAAACTACGCCGCGCTACCGCACTACAACGGAAGGCGTTGCTTACCTCAGAGTAGCTGAAGGGTGTGATTACCGTTGTGCATTTTGCATTATTCCCCACCTGCGCGGCAACCAGCGATCGCGTACCATAGAGTCTATAGTTGCTGAAGCCAAGCAACTAGCTTCTCAAGGGGTGCAAGAGATTATTCTCATTTCCCAAATCACCACCAACTACGGTTTAGATATTTACGGTAAGCCCAAACTAGCCGAATTATTACGTGCTTTGGGGAAAGTGAATGTACCGTGGATTAGAATGCACTATGCCTATCCCACTGGACTAACCCCAGAAGTCATAGCGGCGATTCAAGAAACACCCAACGTTTTACCCTACTTGGATTTGCCCCTACAACATTCTCATCCAGAAATTCTCCGGGCGATGAACCGTCCCTGGCAAGGGCGTGTCAATGACGAGATTATCGAGCGCCTGAAAATCGCCATACCAGGAGCTGTGTTGCGGACAACATTCATAGTTGGCTTCCCTGGAGAGACAGAAGCACATTTTGAGCATTTACTACAGTTTGTCCACAGGCATGAATTTGACCATGTAGGAGTATTCACCTTTTCAAAAGAAGAGGGAACCCCCGCCTACAAACTGGCAAATCAATTGCCGCAAGCTGTCATGGATGAACGCCGCGATCGCGTCATGGCCATCCAGCAGCCCATATCTGGGCAAAAAAATCAGCAGGAAATCGGCAAAATTGTTGAAGTCCTGATTGAGCAGGAAAACCCTGAAAGTGGGAAATTAATCGGTCGTTCTGGCAGATTTTCCCCAGAAGTTGATGGTCAGGTCTACGTTAGTGGCGAGGCCAAGTTAGGAACTATCGTATCCGTCAAGATCCACGGCGCAGATGAGTACGATCTGTTTGGTCAAGTTGTCCAGTAA
- a CDS encoding DEAD/DEAH box helicase, translated as MNLSFPELGISQERVDHLEKIGFTTPTNIQAQAIPQLLSGRDVVGQSQTGTGKTAAFSLPILERIDVQQRGVQALVLTPTRELAIQVHDAMCQFIGHSGVRVSAIYGGQSIDRQILQLKRGVHIVVGTPGRVIDLLERGSLKLDQVRWFVLDEADEMLSMGFIDDVERILSQAPQERQTALFSATMPPSIRMLVNKFLRSPVTVTVEQPKATPNKINQVAYLIPRHWTKAKALQPILEMEDPETALIFVRTRRTAAELTSQLQAAGHSVDEYHGDLSQQARERLLTRFRNRQVRWVVATDIAARGLDVDQLSHVINFDLPDSVETYVHRIGRTGRAGKEGTAITLVQPFERRKQQIFERHVRQNWQLLSIPTRAQIEARHIQKLQGQVKEALTGERLASFLPIISELIEQYDAQAIAAAALQIAYDQTRPAWLSSEVEIPEEAPTPKPKLGKRRDFGDDRHRSHWNRSDNNGDDDRRSTPKPKLRSGRREPSVSSGNHKLGSSTARESAS; from the coding sequence ATGAATCTTTCTTTTCCAGAACTAGGCATTTCACAGGAACGCGTTGACCACTTAGAAAAAATTGGTTTTACAACACCTACCAACATTCAGGCTCAAGCTATTCCCCAACTGTTGTCAGGCCGGGATGTAGTAGGTCAATCTCAAACTGGTACAGGCAAAACAGCCGCTTTTTCCCTGCCAATTTTAGAGCGGATTGATGTGCAGCAAAGAGGTGTGCAAGCCTTAGTTTTAACTCCTACCCGTGAACTAGCCATTCAAGTACACGATGCAATGTGCCAATTTATTGGTCACAGTGGCGTGCGGGTGTCAGCAATTTACGGTGGTCAATCAATTGACCGTCAAATTTTACAACTCAAGCGTGGTGTACATATAGTAGTTGGTACTCCCGGACGGGTGATTGACTTACTAGAACGGGGCAGCCTGAAACTAGATCAAGTCAGATGGTTTGTCCTAGATGAAGCCGATGAAATGTTAAGCATGGGCTTTATTGATGATGTCGAGAGAATTCTTTCTCAAGCACCCCAAGAGCGACAAACTGCGCTATTTTCAGCTACCATGCCACCATCGATTCGGATGTTGGTCAACAAGTTTTTGCGATCGCCTGTGACAGTCACAGTTGAGCAACCAAAAGCCACCCCCAACAAAATCAATCAGGTAGCGTATCTCATTCCCCGCCACTGGACAAAAGCCAAAGCTTTACAGCCAATTCTGGAAATGGAAGACCCAGAAACCGCTTTAATCTTTGTCCGTACCAGACGTACAGCCGCCGAACTTACCAGTCAACTACAAGCTGCTGGTCATAGTGTTGATGAATATCATGGTGACTTGTCACAACAAGCACGGGAAAGGTTACTAACTAGATTCCGTAATCGCCAAGTACGTTGGGTAGTAGCTACCGACATTGCAGCGCGCGGTTTAGATGTCGATCAACTATCCCATGTGATCAACTTCGACCTCCCCGATAGCGTTGAAACCTACGTTCACCGCATTGGCCGTACAGGTCGCGCCGGAAAAGAAGGTACAGCCATCACCTTAGTACAGCCTTTTGAGCGTCGCAAACAGCAAATCTTTGAACGCCATGTGCGCCAAAACTGGCAATTGCTGTCTATTCCCACACGAGCGCAAATTGAAGCCCGTCACATTCAAAAATTGCAAGGACAAGTCAAAGAAGCCTTGACTGGAGAGCGTTTAGCTTCATTCTTGCCAATTATCAGCGAACTGATTGAGCAATATGACGCTCAGGCGATCGCAGCTGCGGCACTACAAATCGCTTACGATCAAACTCGTCCCGCATGGTTAAGTTCAGAGGTCGAAATTCCTGAAGAAGCACCTACTCCCAAACCCAAACTAGGCAAGCGTCGCGACTTCGGTGATGACAGACACCGTTCTCATTGGAATAGATCCGATAACAATGGAGATGACGACAGACGCTCAACTCCTAAGCCAAAACTACGCTCAGGTCGCCGTGAGCCTTCTGTTTCTTCTGGTAATCACAAGTTAGGCTCATCCACAGCTAGGGAATCAGCTTCATAG